Part of the Sinomonas atrocyanea genome is shown below.
GGCCGCGGGTAGTGTGGGGAGCCCGAGGTGGAGGAGGAACCATGTCAGACTTCCGCACCTACACGGAAGAGGAGAAGCACAGTTTCGTCGCGCCGTCGTGCGAGCTCTGCGGGCAGCACCGGCACATCGTGTGGCAGCAGGACGGGGACAAGTGGGTCCCCCGGGACAAGGGCTGCTCCAACGAGGCCTGTCCGCAGTACAACGGCTGACGGCCTGCGCGGCCACCCGCACGCGCGCCCCTGACGGGCGGCGCTGGGCGGGTGGCCTACTTCTGTCCGCCCAGGCCGAGGACCGGGAAGAGGACCTCGAAGGCTTCGCGGAACCCGCCTCCGATCGCTCCGTGGACGTGGCCCGCGCCGGGGACGGTGCGGAAGGACGCGGCCATGCCGGCCGCCTTGGCCGCCTGCTCGGCCCGCCGGACCCCGGGCGTGAACGTGGGATCGCCCGAGCCGACCGTGAAGACCGCCGTGATGTGCGAGTACGCGCCGCGGTGCCGGGCGAGGATGGCGGCGGGCTTGGCGGCGTCGAAGGCCTTCACGTCGCCGTGGAAGACGTCGGTGATGACGGCCTGCGGCGACTCGGCGCCGGGGTACTCCTCCCCCGACGCAGAGAACATGGCCCCGAACAGCGCGGGCCGTTCGGCAGCGAGCTTGAAGGCGCACGCCCCGCCGTTCGAGTACCCGCCGATCGCGGTGTGGGCCGCGTCCCCGAGGACGTTGAAGGTGCGCCTGGCCCAGGGGATGACGTCGTCCAGGATGTAGCTCTCCGCCGGGCCGTAGGTTGTCGAGTCGGCGCAGGCCGGATCGCCCTTGGTGCCGATCTGGTCCGCGACGACCACGATCGGCGCCAGGCCCCGGTGGGTGGCGGCGAAGGCGTCGAGCACGTTGGCGACGGCGCCGGGGTCCGGGGTGCCCGGGTCGCCCATCATCAGGATGACGAGCGGCAGCCGGACCGGGTGGGCGGTCAGGGCCGCGGGCGGGAGGTAGACGCCGGCGCGGCGCGCGGGGAAGCCGTTCGAGGGGATCTGCACGGTACCCCGGCGTCCCACGGCGGGCATTCCGGCGGGCGGGGTCCATCCTGACAGGAGCTTTCCCGCCGAGGCGCCCCTGGCGGGCCCGACGTCCTTGGCCAGCGCGCCGAGGTCGATCGGCGCGCCGGTCGACACCCCGACGAGGGCTCCCAGCGTCCGGTCGTAGCCGAAGTAGGCGTTGATGGCAGTCCCGCCGGAGACGGCGACGACGAGGACGCCCGCCGCAGCCAGTGCCCTGCGCCAGGCCGGCCGGTCCCACAGGCAGGCCAGGGCGACTCCGCCCGCCGCGCAGGTCGCCATGAGAAGGCGGCCGACGTCCTCCGGGAGGTA
Proteins encoded:
- a CDS encoding alpha/beta hydrolase, which gives rise to MDWLYSLDILDGAFVGGVVAAGVAVLVVLIAARSDRWRAQRLLLAAAAGTLVGLTFYIVWDAADFLGLYLPEDVGRLLMATCAAGGVALACLWDRPAWRRALAAAGVLVVAVSGGTAINAYFGYDRTLGALVGVSTGAPIDLGALAKDVGPARGASAGKLLSGWTPPAGMPAVGRRGTVQIPSNGFPARRAGVYLPPAALTAHPVRLPLVILMMGDPGTPDPGAVANVLDAFAATHRGLAPIVVVADQIGTKGDPACADSTTYGPAESYILDDVIPWARRTFNVLGDAAHTAIGGYSNGGACAFKLAAERPALFGAMFSASGEEYPGAESPQAVITDVFHGDVKAFDAAKPAAILARHRGAYSHITAVFTVGSGDPTFTPGVRRAEQAAKAAGMAASFRTVPGAGHVHGAIGGGFREAFEVLFPVLGLGGQK